A single genomic interval of Adhaeribacter pallidiroseus harbors:
- a CDS encoding 1-aminocyclopropane-1-carboxylate deaminase/D-cysteine desulfhydrase, with product MIVPAPAPLQRITEPLLQDKKVTLYLKREDLLHPHISGNKWRKLKYNLQEAQNQQKSTLLTFGGAYSNHIAAVAAAGREFQFKTIGFIRGEPHETLNPTLAWAQSCGMQLHYLDRTTYRQKQEVVFLENLKNQYPNAYVLPEGGTNLFAIKGCTEIVEELMIVPFDYICCAAGTGGTLAGLIVGVQDHGQILGFPALKGGEFLKKDIANLIKEYNGQEYANWQLQTNYHFGGYAKVKPELLAFIQGFKKKHHIPLEPIYTGKMLYGIYDLVRQNFFEPGSTVIAIHTGGLQGLPGFNPHFGLETQTAI from the coding sequence TTGATAGTACCGGCTCCTGCCCCTTTACAACGCATTACCGAACCCTTGTTGCAGGACAAAAAAGTTACCTTGTACCTGAAACGCGAAGATTTATTGCACCCGCATATTTCGGGTAATAAGTGGCGCAAGCTAAAATACAACTTACAGGAGGCCCAAAACCAACAAAAAAGCACTTTGCTTACTTTTGGCGGTGCTTATTCTAATCATATTGCGGCGGTAGCTGCCGCTGGCCGGGAGTTTCAGTTTAAAACCATCGGCTTTATTCGCGGTGAACCGCACGAAACGCTGAACCCTACTCTGGCATGGGCGCAAAGCTGCGGCATGCAGTTGCACTATCTCGACCGGACTACTTACCGGCAAAAACAAGAAGTTGTTTTTCTGGAAAATCTAAAAAATCAGTATCCCAACGCCTACGTACTTCCGGAAGGGGGTACCAACCTGTTTGCCATAAAAGGCTGCACCGAAATTGTGGAGGAACTGATGATCGTACCTTTTGATTATATCTGCTGCGCGGCGGGTACCGGGGGCACGCTAGCCGGCCTTATTGTGGGGGTACAGGATCACGGTCAAATTTTAGGTTTTCCGGCGCTAAAAGGAGGTGAATTTTTAAAAAAAGATATTGCCAACCTGATAAAAGAATATAACGGCCAGGAGTACGCGAACTGGCAGTTACAAACTAATTATCATTTTGGCGGTTACGCAAAAGTAAAACCGGAGTTACTAGCCTTTATCCAGGGCTTCAAAAAAAAACACCATATTCCGCTCGAGCCTATTTACACCGGTAAAATGCTGTACGGTATTTATGATTTAGTACGGCAAAATTTTTTTGAACCCGGCAGTACGGTAATTGCCATTCATACGGGCGGCTTACAAGGCTTGCCCGGCTTTAATCCGCATTTCGGATTAGAAACGCAAACGGCCATTTAG
- a CDS encoding DUF4230 domain-containing protein yields the protein MAGKEKVKLTHHTILDKIDDLGNLELVRYNFKDVVEYEKEVSQWLPNSSSVLIVAGEAVGCIDLRQVTAQDITFTNDSVITVKLPEPEICYFKVDHDKSKVFALRNTYFQDATLVDEGYKFAEKHIRKSALDSGILQQTAVNADKILKPLLESLTGKQVILEHKHTTQAPPVLPKR from the coding sequence ATGGCCGGTAAAGAAAAGGTTAAGTTAACCCATCATACCATTCTGGATAAGATTGATGATCTGGGTAACCTGGAACTGGTGCGGTATAATTTTAAAGATGTGGTGGAGTACGAAAAAGAAGTATCGCAGTGGCTACCTAATTCCAGCAGTGTATTGATTGTGGCCGGCGAGGCCGTCGGATGCATTGATTTACGCCAGGTTACCGCCCAGGATATTACTTTTACCAACGATTCGGTAATTACCGTAAAGCTGCCCGAACCCGAAATCTGTTACTTTAAAGTAGATCACGATAAATCCAAAGTATTTGCCCTGCGCAATACTTATTTCCAGGATGCCACTCTGGTAGACGAAGGGTATAAATTTGCCGAAAAGCACATTCGCAAGTCAGCGCTCGATTCCGGCATTTTGCAGCAAACCGCCGTAAACGCCGATAAAATTTTAAAACCTTTATTGGAAAGCTTAACCGGCAAGCAAGTGATTTTAGAGCATAAACACACTACGCAAGCCCCCCCAGTTTTGCCTAAGCGGTAA
- a CDS encoding DUF4834 family protein, whose product MNFFVILILIFFLLRLLMPYLIRWVLQTFVKRTIRKGGFTATFGQPPFPQDFAQPRQKAPEGKINIDYVPEESKPKPNGSDFKGGEYVDYEEVK is encoded by the coding sequence ATGAATTTTTTTGTAATCTTAATCCTTATATTTTTCTTATTACGCCTTTTAATGCCTTACCTTATCCGGTGGGTCTTGCAAACTTTTGTAAAGCGCACCATCCGCAAAGGCGGCTTTACGGCTACTTTTGGGCAGCCGCCTTTTCCACAAGACTTTGCTCAGCCGCGCCAGAAAGCACCCGAGGGAAAAATAAATATTGATTATGTACCGGAAGAAAGTAAGCCAAAACCAAACGGCAGTGATTTTAAAGGCGGCGAGTACGTCGACTATGAAGAAGTAAAATAA
- the xth gene encoding exodeoxyribonuclease III: MKIATYNVNGINARLPVLLRWLQTTAPDVVCLQELKAPQEKFPEGAIAEVGYKALWQGQKSWNGVAILTRQAEIKEVGRVLPGDPEDTQSRYLEAMVNGILIGCLYLPNGNPAPGPKLAYKLRWMERLQTHAATLLAKNIPVVLTGDFNVIPTESDVYRPERWLDDALFLPEVRTAFKTLVEQGWTDALRKLYPEAKMYTYWDYFRKAYDRDAGLRIDHFLLSSHLNNRLMAAGVDRTVRGWEKTSDHAPVWIELTDQ, encoded by the coding sequence ATGAAAATAGCTACCTATAATGTGAATGGAATTAATGCCCGGTTGCCGGTATTGCTGCGTTGGCTCCAGACCACCGCGCCCGATGTAGTTTGTTTACAGGAGCTAAAAGCGCCGCAGGAAAAATTTCCAGAGGGTGCTATTGCTGAAGTAGGTTATAAGGCCCTTTGGCAAGGACAAAAAAGCTGGAACGGCGTAGCCATTTTAACGCGGCAGGCCGAAATCAAGGAAGTAGGGCGGGTGCTGCCGGGCGATCCGGAAGATACCCAGAGCCGTTATCTGGAAGCAATGGTTAACGGCATCCTGATCGGTTGCCTTTACTTGCCAAATGGCAACCCGGCCCCGGGACCAAAATTAGCGTATAAACTCCGTTGGATGGAAAGGCTACAAACGCATGCGGCAACGCTTCTGGCGAAGAATATACCGGTAGTATTAACCGGAGACTTTAATGTTATTCCAACCGAATCAGATGTTTACCGGCCCGAGCGCTGGCTGGATGATGCTCTTTTTCTGCCCGAGGTCCGGACGGCTTTTAAAACCCTGGTGGAGCAAGGTTGGACGGATGCCCTCCGAAAGCTTTATCCGGAAGCAAAGATGTACACTTATTGGGATTATTTCCGCAAGGCCTACGACCGGGATGCCGGTTTACGGATTGATCATTTTCTTTTGAGCTCCCATTTAAATAACCGGCTCATGGCGGCGGGCGTGGACCGGACCGTACGCGGATGGGAAAAAACAAGCGATCATGCGCCGGTATGGATTGAACTAACGGACCAGTAG
- a CDS encoding DUF5686 and carboxypeptidase regulatory-like domain-containing protein, giving the protein MRFRLLLFLNFIFFIHPFTQAGLLKGRVTDLQGTGLAYANVYVKNSTIGTATNEQGYYQLTLAPGTYQVVYQYVGYKAQIDTVEITAEPVTHHVTLQPDVYNLNEVVVRATDKDPAYGIMREAIARRNYHRNEVAAYSCRVYTKGLGRLLKVPNRVMGIKVDEVKPGIVYLSETVSEVNFRQPNKTHERMLSSKVSGDTKGFSFNRASRVNFNFYDNLLRIPGLSERAFISPIANNAFLFYRYKLIGTSVENGQTINKIKVTPIRANDPAFNGYVYILDNSYRLHSTSLKLTQKSQIEYADTLRIDQVFGPAQDGVWMLFSQKLTVQFDSFGFKGNGFFTTVYSKYNVVPAYSKPVVVAPAPSAPAVPEPELPILKKRKLKKLAKQKLATLDSISTFKQPKNELMRVEPNANKRDTAYWDEIRPIPLTLEEQQDYVSKDSLQHIQASKPYRDSVDKRANKFEVGNLFLAGFRYRNSFKHYSISVDPLLAVLNTNSILQYNTVEGTVLNLGVRYRKGEEETNQGFTVAPTLRYGFASRKLYGKVLTNYYYNPHRFAQVTAEAGHFVAQYNNNEPITPFWNALYTLLYEQNFLKIYQKTNLLVRHNLEIRNGIYLTTSLEYADRQQLQNATDFTFRDYTTKQFTSNIPVNAELADASFTRHQALVGSVTLQLRPGQQYINRPDEKWILGSKYPTFRLNYTKGFFKILGSDVNFDRVSLNISDELKLGLVGETDYSVQVGTFLNSKHLWLMDYKHFAGNRILYAGAFGGFQLLDYYRYSTRKGYLEAHFTHDFNGFIFNKIPLLRRLKWQEVGSANYLHTVKAGHYLELGFGVEHIFKILRVDFFTGFESREKVGSGLRLGFGF; this is encoded by the coding sequence ATGCGGTTTCGGCTACTACTTTTTTTAAATTTTATCTTTTTTATACACCCGTTTACGCAAGCTGGTTTACTAAAGGGCCGGGTTACCGACTTGCAGGGCACGGGCCTGGCTTACGCGAACGTGTACGTCAAAAATTCTACGATTGGCACGGCCACCAACGAACAAGGCTACTACCAGTTAACGCTGGCACCCGGCACCTACCAGGTGGTTTACCAATACGTAGGCTATAAAGCACAAATAGATACCGTAGAAATTACAGCGGAGCCGGTAACGCACCACGTAACCCTGCAACCCGACGTGTACAACTTAAACGAAGTAGTGGTGCGCGCCACCGACAAAGACCCGGCGTACGGCATCATGCGCGAAGCGATTGCCCGCCGGAATTACCACCGCAACGAAGTAGCCGCTTACAGCTGCCGGGTTTATACCAAGGGTTTAGGCCGCTTGTTAAAAGTACCCAACCGGGTTATGGGTATAAAAGTAGACGAAGTAAAACCGGGTATTGTGTATTTATCCGAAACGGTATCGGAGGTAAACTTCCGGCAACCCAACAAAACCCACGAGCGCATGCTTTCGAGTAAAGTAAGTGGCGACACCAAAGGATTTTCGTTTAACCGGGCCTCGCGGGTAAATTTTAATTTTTACGATAATTTGCTGCGCATTCCGGGGTTAAGTGAGCGGGCTTTTATTTCACCGATAGCCAATAATGCCTTTTTGTTTTACCGGTACAAACTAATTGGTACTTCCGTAGAAAACGGACAAACGATTAACAAAATTAAAGTTACGCCTATTCGCGCCAACGACCCAGCCTTTAATGGATACGTTTATATTCTGGACAATAGTTACCGCCTCCACAGCACCAGCTTAAAACTTACCCAGAAATCGCAGATAGAATACGCCGATACCCTGCGCATCGACCAGGTTTTTGGTCCGGCCCAAGACGGTGTCTGGATGTTGTTTTCGCAAAAGTTAACGGTACAGTTTGATTCGTTTGGTTTTAAAGGTAATGGCTTTTTCACGACGGTTTATTCTAAATACAACGTGGTGCCGGCCTACAGCAAACCCGTGGTGGTAGCCCCTGCCCCTAGTGCCCCTGCCGTGCCGGAACCGGAACTACCCATCCTTAAAAAAAGAAAACTTAAAAAATTAGCGAAGCAAAAGCTGGCCACGCTGGATTCCATCAGCACCTTTAAACAACCTAAAAACGAGTTGATGCGCGTAGAACCCAACGCCAATAAACGTGACACCGCTTACTGGGACGAGATCCGGCCTATACCGCTCACGTTGGAAGAGCAACAAGACTACGTCAGCAAAGATAGTTTACAACACATTCAGGCATCGAAACCTTACCGCGACTCCGTGGATAAGCGCGCCAATAAGTTTGAAGTAGGCAACTTGTTTTTAGCCGGTTTCCGGTACCGCAATTCGTTTAAGCATTACAGCATTTCGGTAGATCCCTTGCTGGCCGTGCTCAACACCAATTCTATTCTGCAATACAACACCGTAGAAGGTACCGTTTTAAACCTGGGCGTACGCTACCGCAAAGGCGAAGAAGAAACCAACCAAGGCTTCACGGTGGCGCCTACCCTGCGCTATGGGTTCGCGAGCCGGAAACTATACGGCAAGGTGTTGACCAATTACTACTACAACCCGCACCGGTTTGCGCAGGTAACCGCCGAAGCCGGGCATTTTGTGGCGCAGTACAACAACAACGAACCTATTACTCCGTTCTGGAATGCTTTGTACACCTTGCTCTACGAACAGAATTTTTTAAAAATTTACCAGAAAACCAATCTGCTGGTGCGCCATAACCTCGAAATCCGGAACGGAATTTACTTAACAACCAGCCTGGAATACGCCGACCGGCAACAACTGCAGAATGCCACCGATTTTACTTTCCGCGATTATACCACCAAACAGTTTACCTCCAACATACCCGTAAATGCCGAACTAGCCGATGCTTCTTTTACCCGCCACCAGGCCCTGGTAGGCAGTGTAACGCTCCAACTCCGGCCCGGCCAGCAGTACATTAATCGCCCGGACGAAAAATGGATCTTGGGATCGAAGTACCCGACTTTCCGGCTGAACTATACCAAGGGATTTTTTAAAATTTTAGGCAGCGACGTGAACTTCGACCGGGTATCGTTGAACATTAGCGATGAACTAAAGTTGGGCTTGGTAGGCGAAACTGATTATTCTGTTCAGGTAGGTACTTTTTTAAACAGCAAGCACTTGTGGCTCATGGATTACAAGCATTTTGCCGGTAACCGGATTCTTTACGCGGGAGCTTTCGGTGGTTTCCAGTTATTGGATTATTACCGCTACAGCACCCGTAAAGGTTATCTGGAGGCACATTTTACCCACGATTTCAACGGCTTTATTTTTAACAAAATTCCGCTGCTCCGTCGGCTGAAATGGCAGGAAGTAGGAAGCGCTAATTATTTACATACCGTGAAAGCTGGTCATTACCTGGAACTGGGTTTTGGGGTAGAGCATATTTTTAAAATTTTACGCGTCGATTTCTTTACCGGTTTCGAGAGCCGCGAAAAAGTAGGGTCGGGCTTGCGGTTAGGTTTCGGGTTTTAA
- a CDS encoding YfhO family protein, with protein sequence MFLGLTAVYVSPILFENKSLVQGDILQSKGGSKEIQDYRDKHNGQEPLWTNSMFSGMPAYLITTRFPGDLSYIFHNTITLNLPAVAANIFLTLVCAYILFVVMGMSTWLAIAGSFALTFTSYNLVILAAGHNTKSLAIAYIPLALAGLLYAFRRGNRQLWLGAALFTFGLAMHIRSNHMQITYYLLLLVLIFGIVYFIDAVKNKWLPDFLKRVVVLGICAVIAAGVSFGRLYTTAEYTKYSIRGKSELKAPNSGNAQSTGLDRDYAFNWSYGVGETMTLLIPNFYGGASVGSLSENSETAKAMMQNGIPEVQVEEYLKGFPLYWGDQPSTSGPVYVGAVVCFLFVLGLFVVEKRIRYWLLAGTILSILLSWGKNFPAFNYFMFDYFPAYNKFRAVSMTLVIAQITMPLLGIFALYRFLYKGDVKDSQKKLLYAAGITAGICLLVFLFAGMGSFSNPNDERTLQQAWLINAVRADRASMMRGDAIRSFIFVALAAGVLYFYLRHKLAVTSATIVIAFLILVDLWTVDKRYLNNDDFQKNLTETHFEPTPADQAILQDKDLSYRVLNLGDPFNEARTSYFHKSIGGYHGAKLRRYADVIEQHIAQNNIKVLNMLNTRYFITGNQQQPVQRNPQALGNAWFVQKITKVNSPDEELAALKTFEPATEAVVDVSKFPVPQTQFNAAGSTATLTKYEPNDLVYTISAAQAGFVVFSEIYYPEGWQAYLDGKPVTHIRANYILRAMPVPAGKHTVEFKFEPASYRLGNTGSLISSILMLLIIIGGIVYAVKSEKDEEIKDSTSKDY encoded by the coding sequence TTGTTTCTGGGTTTAACTGCCGTTTACGTTTCGCCGATATTATTTGAAAACAAAAGCTTGGTGCAAGGCGATATCCTGCAATCAAAAGGGGGCTCTAAAGAAATACAAGATTACCGCGATAAACACAACGGGCAAGAGCCTCTCTGGACTAATTCGATGTTCAGCGGTATGCCGGCTTACCTGATCACCACCCGCTTTCCCGGTGATCTTTCGTACATTTTTCATAATACCATTACGCTCAACCTGCCGGCCGTAGCGGCTAATATTTTCCTGACACTGGTTTGTGCGTATATTTTGTTTGTGGTAATGGGTATGAGCACCTGGCTAGCCATTGCCGGTTCTTTCGCCCTTACTTTTACCTCTTATAATCTGGTTATTCTGGCAGCCGGGCACAATACCAAATCGTTGGCAATCGCTTACATTCCCTTGGCGCTGGCTGGTTTATTATACGCTTTCCGGCGCGGAAACCGGCAATTGTGGCTAGGAGCCGCTTTATTTACGTTTGGTTTGGCCATGCACATCCGGTCGAACCACATGCAGATAACCTATTATTTGCTCTTGCTGGTACTTATTTTTGGCATTGTTTACTTTATCGATGCTGTTAAAAACAAGTGGCTGCCCGACTTTTTAAAACGGGTGGTGGTGCTGGGTATTTGCGCCGTAATTGCGGCTGGGGTAAGCTTTGGCCGTTTGTACACCACGGCTGAATACACCAAATATTCCATCCGGGGTAAATCTGAATTAAAAGCGCCCAACAGTGGCAACGCCCAATCGACGGGGCTGGACCGGGATTATGCTTTTAACTGGAGCTACGGCGTCGGCGAAACCATGACTTTGCTTATTCCTAATTTTTACGGGGGCGCCAGTGTGGGATCGTTAAGCGAAAATTCCGAAACGGCCAAAGCCATGATGCAGAACGGCATTCCGGAAGTGCAGGTAGAAGAATATTTAAAAGGTTTTCCGTTGTACTGGGGCGACCAGCCCAGCACGAGCGGCCCGGTTTACGTGGGGGCGGTGGTGTGTTTCTTATTTGTACTGGGTTTGTTTGTCGTGGAAAAGCGCATCCGGTATTGGTTGCTGGCCGGTACTATTTTATCCATTCTGCTTTCGTGGGGTAAAAATTTTCCGGCGTTTAATTACTTCATGTTCGATTACTTTCCGGCTTACAATAAATTCCGGGCCGTATCTATGACTTTGGTAATTGCCCAGATTACCATGCCTTTATTGGGCATTTTTGCCTTGTACCGGTTTTTGTACAAAGGCGATGTAAAAGATTCCCAGAAAAAATTATTGTACGCGGCGGGCATTACGGCCGGTATTTGTTTACTGGTATTTTTATTCGCGGGTATGGGCAGCTTCTCGAACCCGAACGATGAACGTACCTTGCAGCAAGCTTGGCTGATTAATGCTGTTCGGGCCGATCGGGCCAGTATGATGCGCGGTGATGCAATTCGTTCTTTTATCTTTGTTGCGCTGGCTGCCGGAGTCCTGTATTTTTACTTGCGTCATAAATTGGCCGTTACTTCGGCCACCATTGTTATTGCTTTTTTAATTTTGGTTGATCTCTGGACGGTAGATAAGCGTTACTTGAACAACGATGATTTTCAGAAAAACTTAACGGAAACGCATTTTGAACCTACTCCCGCCGATCAGGCTATTTTACAGGATAAGGATTTAAGTTACCGGGTATTAAACCTGGGTGATCCGTTTAACGAAGCCCGTACTTCTTATTTCCATAAATCCATTGGAGGTTATCATGGGGCTAAACTGCGGCGCTACGCTGATGTGATCGAGCAGCACATTGCCCAGAATAACATTAAAGTTTTAAATATGCTCAATACCCGGTACTTTATCACCGGCAATCAGCAACAACCTGTACAGCGTAATCCGCAGGCTTTGGGCAATGCCTGGTTTGTGCAGAAAATTACGAAAGTAAATAGCCCCGACGAAGAGCTGGCGGCGTTAAAAACGTTTGAGCCGGCTACCGAAGCGGTAGTGGATGTATCGAAGTTTCCGGTGCCCCAAACCCAATTTAACGCGGCTGGTTCTACGGCCACGCTCACGAAATACGAACCCAACGATTTGGTGTATACCATTTCGGCGGCGCAGGCCGGCTTTGTGGTTTTTTCGGAAATTTATTATCCCGAAGGTTGGCAAGCTTACCTGGATGGCAAACCGGTTACCCACATCCGCGCTAATTATATTTTGCGGGCCATGCCGGTACCCGCCGGTAAACACACCGTAGAATTTAAATTTGAACCGGCTTCGTACCGTTTAGGCAATACCGGCTCGCTAATTTCTTCTATCCTGATGCTTTTAATTATTATTGGGGGCATCGTGTACGCAGTAAAATCAGAAAAAGACGAAGAAATAAAAGACTCCACCAGCAAAGATTATTAA
- a CDS encoding regulatory protein RecX, whose protein sequence is MQEPRKKKTYTVKEALLKAAAYCAYQERTQQEVRNKLYAYGLEFEEVEETIIRLSAEKLIDEERYAKAYVRGKCNLKRWGRRKIMLGLKAQQISDYCIRQGLKEIDLDTYWQNLLYLAEKKNRTEKESNPAVRKHKLTQFLLGKGYENDLIHDAVQEVLRAN, encoded by the coding sequence TTGCAGGAACCCCGGAAAAAGAAAACGTATACCGTAAAGGAAGCTTTGCTAAAAGCCGCGGCTTATTGCGCTTACCAGGAACGAACGCAACAAGAGGTTCGCAATAAACTGTACGCGTATGGTTTGGAGTTTGAAGAAGTAGAAGAAACCATTATCCGGTTAAGCGCCGAAAAATTGATTGACGAAGAACGTTACGCCAAAGCTTACGTGCGCGGCAAATGTAACTTAAAACGCTGGGGGCGCCGGAAAATTATGCTTGGTTTAAAAGCGCAGCAAATATCGGATTACTGCATCCGGCAAGGCCTGAAAGAAATTGATCTGGATACGTATTGGCAAAATTTGCTTTACCTCGCCGAAAAGAAAAACCGCACGGAAAAAGAAAGTAATCCTGCTGTGCGTAAGCATAAACTCACGCAGTTTTTACTGGGAAAAGGATACGAAAACGACTTAATCCACGACGCAGTACAGGAAGTATTACGGGCAAACTAA
- a CDS encoding glycosyltransferase family 2 protein translates to MELSVVIPVYNEAANVLVLYHRLQQAIQPLAISYELLFVNDGSADSSLDLIKQLAQQNTQVRYLDFSRNFGQQIAISAGLDKAKGNAVVILDGDLQDPPELIPALYAQWQKGHEVVYARRKTRAGESLTKKTTARLFYRLLTRITHTSMPVDAGDFRIISRKVVNTLKQMPEQQKFIRGQIAWLGFPQTFLEYDRLERYQGQSGYSYTKMIRLALDGITSYSNLPLKMATVSGFGVSGIAFLVMLYTLYSRFITRDYVPGWSSLMVSILFLGGVQLIAIGIIGEYMSRLSENVRNRPLYIVNETNIPEEVN, encoded by the coding sequence GTGGAGTTATCTGTTGTTATACCTGTTTACAACGAAGCGGCTAATGTATTAGTGCTTTACCATCGGTTACAGCAAGCCATTCAACCTTTAGCTATCTCGTACGAGTTACTATTTGTAAACGATGGCAGCGCTGATTCCTCGTTAGATTTAATTAAACAACTCGCGCAGCAAAATACCCAAGTACGTTACCTGGATTTTAGCCGCAATTTTGGCCAGCAAATTGCCATTAGCGCCGGCCTCGACAAAGCCAAGGGCAATGCCGTGGTTATCCTGGACGGTGATTTGCAGGACCCGCCCGAACTAATTCCGGCTTTGTATGCACAATGGCAAAAAGGCCACGAAGTAGTGTATGCCCGCCGGAAAACCCGGGCCGGCGAAAGTTTAACTAAAAAAACAACCGCCCGATTATTTTACCGTTTGCTCACCCGCATTACCCATACTTCCATGCCCGTTGATGCCGGCGATTTCCGGATTATTAGCCGCAAAGTGGTAAATACGCTCAAGCAAATGCCCGAACAGCAAAAATTTATCCGGGGCCAGATTGCCTGGCTGGGCTTTCCGCAAACCTTTCTGGAGTACGACCGGCTGGAGCGCTACCAGGGCCAAAGTGGGTACTCGTACACGAAAATGATCCGGCTGGCGCTCGATGGCATTACTTCGTATTCGAACCTGCCCTTAAAAATGGCTACGGTGAGCGGTTTTGGGGTGTCGGGTATTGCTTTTCTGGTGATGCTCTACACGCTGTATTCCCGGTTCATTACCCGCGATTACGTACCCGGTTGGTCATCGCTGATGGTAAGTATTTTGTTTTTAGGAGGGGTGCAACTTATTGCCATTGGGATTATTGGCGAATACATGAGCCGTTTAAGCGAGAACGTACGTAACCGGCCGCTTTACATTGTTAACGAAACGAATATTCCCGAGGAAGTAAATTAA